GTGTATAACGCCCAGGCATCTTGAATGGTTATCTGTATAAGTGCTTACAAATTTATTAAATATAAATAATAGAACACCGTATTCAAAATTATGATTACTGCACTTTAGGGGGGGCTACCGTGTAATTCATAACTGGTTGGGGTGCCTTAAATTCGAAAAGCGGGTTATCGAGATCTTTAGGGTAAAAGGTTGGCGACTAGAAATTTCTTCCTCCACTATTGACTTTGGAAAACCTTTTAATTCGCAGACTTGACAAAGCCTATACCATGATTATCTTATATGCGCGTTAGCACTGGTATAGTCCAAGTGCTAACGTTCCATAATAACCCATTAAAACAGAAGGAGGAGTCCAGTATGAAGGTTAGACCGCTCTACGACAGGGTTTTAGTAAAAAGGCTTGATACCGAAGAGAAAACTAAGGGCGGAATAATAATTCCCGATACCGCAAAGGAAAAGCCTCAGGAAGGAAAGGTCATTGCTCATGGTAAGGGAAAGCTCCAGGATGACGGCACCACCAGGGCATTAGATGTAAAAGAAGGGGACAAGGTTCTTTTTGGCAAGTATGCAGGAACAGACATAAATATCGATGGCGAGGATTACCTTATCCTTCGTGAAGAAGAAATTCTGGCAATTGTCGAGGGATAAAACACAAAAATAGAAACCCAAGGAGGTAATACAGCATGGCTGCAAAGGAAATAAAATTTAGTAGGGAGGCACAATCGTCCGTTTTGAGGGGGGTAAATACCCTGGCCAATGCGGTGAAGGCGACGCTGGGGCCGAGGGGTAGGAACGTACTTATAGAGAAGACCTTCGGCGCACCGGTGGTTACCAAGGACGGGGTCACCGTGGCCAAGGAGATAGAGCTTGAGGACAAGTTCGAGAACATG
This DNA window, taken from Thermodesulfobacteriota bacterium, encodes the following:
- a CDS encoding TCP-1/cpn60 chaperonin family protein gives rise to the protein MAAKEIKFSREAQSSVLRGVNTLANAVKATLGPRGRNVLIEKTFGAPVVTKDGVTVAKEIELEDKFENM
- the groES gene encoding co-chaperone GroES, giving the protein MKVRPLYDRVLVKRLDTEEKTKGGIIIPDTAKEKPQEGKVIAHGKGKLQDDGTTRALDVKEGDKVLFGKYAGTDINIDGEDYLILREEEILAIVEG